Genomic window (Dictyoglomus thermophilum H-6-12):
CCAAACCTAATTTTTGTGTTAAAATTAAGAATTGTTGAGTTTACTTTTTATTTTTTAAATAATCTTAAACAAAAAGGTAAAAATTATGGCTGAAAAAAACAAGATTATCTTAGTTGGTTTAGAGAGAGAGATGGAGAGTTCCTACCTAGATTACGCCATGAGCGTAATTGTGGGTAGGGCTTTGCCCGATGCAAGGGACGGTTTAAAACCTGTACAAAGAAGAATCATATACTCAATGTATGAGTCAGGAATACTTCATAACAGACCCTATAGAAAAAGTGCTCACGTTGTAGGTAATGTATTAGGAAGATATCATCCTCATGGAGACGCAGCAGTTTACGAAGCTCTAGTAAGAATGGCCCAGGATTTCTCCTTTAGATATCCCCTTATAGACGGTCATGGTAACTTTGGTTCCATAGATGGAGACGAACCTGCAGCAATGAGGTATACTGAAGTAAGGCTATCTCCAATAGCCTCTGAACTAATAGCAGATATAGAAAAAGATGTAGTTGATTTTATACCCAACTATGACAACTCTTTAAAAGAGCCTGTAGTACTTCCCACCAAAATACCTCAACTTTTAATGAATGGATCTTCGGGAATTGCCGTAGGAATGGCAACAAATATCCCGCCACACAATTTAGGGGAATTGATAGATGCTCTTTTATATCTCATAGAAAAACCTGAGGCAGAAATAGAAGAACTTCTTAACTTCATAAAAGGGCCTGATTTCCCTACTGGTGGAACAATAATTGGTACTAAAGGAATCAGGGAAAGTTATTTAACAGGTAAAGGAAAATTAATAGTAAGAGGAAAAATAGCAATTGAGGAAACCAAAAAGGGTGATAAAAATATAATAATCAAAGAAATACCATATATGGTAAACAAATCAAACCTGCTTACTCAGATAGCAGAATTAGTCCAAGAAAGGAAGATAACTGGAATAAAAGATCTAAGAGACGAATCTGACAGACATGGAATAAGAGTTGTTATTGAACTCAAGAAGGACGTTGATCCCCAAATTGTTATAAATCAGCTATACAAACATACCCAACTTCAAACAACTTTTGGAGTTATAATGCTTGCCATATTAGATGGACAACCAAAAGTATTCAACTTAAAAGAACTACTCAATATATTCCTTGAGCATAGGAAAAATGTAGTTACAAGAAGAACTAAGTATGACTTAGAAAAAGCAAGAGCAAGAGCTCATATATTAGAAGGTCTACTCATAGCTCTTGACCACCTTGATGAAGTAATTGCCATTATTAGGCAGTCAGAAAATGCAGAAAAAGCAAGAGAAAAATTAATGCTTAAATTTAAGTTAACCCAAATTCAAGCTCAAGCAATATTAGATATGAGATTGCATCAACTCACAAGACTTGAGAAAGAAAAACTATTAGAAGAGATGAACCAAATAAAAGAAAATATTGCACAACTTGAAAAGATATTAAAAGATGAAAAGGAACTTTGGCGTGTTATTTCTGAAGAGCTAAAAGAGATAAAAAGAAAATATGCAGATGAAAGAAAAACTCTAATTGAGGAAGAAGAAAAAAGTGATATTACTATTGAAGATATACTTCCTGACAATCCCGAGGTAGTATGTATAACTCAAGATAGTTATATAAAGAGACTTCCTTTATCTACATATCAGTTGCAAAGAAGAGGAGGAAAAGGCTTAAACACTCTTGCCAATAATAATGATGATGTAATAACTTCCTTTGTAGTAACATCTACAAGAAGTACGCTTTTCCTATTTAGCAACAAAGGTAAAGTCTACGCTCTAAAGACTTACGAATTAGATGAAACCTCAAGACAAAGTAAAGGTGTACCTATAAAAGAATATCTAAATATAGATAACGATGAAAAGATAACAGAAATTATATCTGTTAATGAATTTCCTAAGAATCTTTATTTCTTCTTTGTAACCTCCAAAGGAATTGTCAAAAAGACTAGTATAGAAGAATTTGAAAATGTAAGAAAATCAGGAATATATGCTATAAAGCTTGGAGAAGAAGATTACTTAGTAAATGTATTTCTTACCTCAGGAAATGATGAGATAATGATATTCACTAAAAAAGGTAATGCCATAAGATTCCACGAAAAAGATGTAAGAGAGATGGGTAGAATAGCTCAAGGAGTTATAGGTATAAAACTAAGAAAAGATGACTCTGTAATAGGAGGGGTAATATTCAAAGAGTCTAAACAAATAGTACTCGTAACCACATATGGAATTGGAAAAAGAGTTAACCCTAATGAGTTTTCAGTACAAAAAAGAGGTGGTATGGGAGTAAGAGCAATAAAAATAACCCCTAAAACAGGAGATCTTGTAGGAGTTAAAAATGTGTCAGAAAATGATGAAATACTAATAAGTACAAAAAGGGGTCAAATCATAAGAATTCCTGTTAATAATATTCCTATACTCTCAAGAAATTCTCAAGGAGTAAAACTAG
Coding sequences:
- the gyrA gene encoding DNA gyrase subunit A, giving the protein MAEKNKIILVGLEREMESSYLDYAMSVIVGRALPDARDGLKPVQRRIIYSMYESGILHNRPYRKSAHVVGNVLGRYHPHGDAAVYEALVRMAQDFSFRYPLIDGHGNFGSIDGDEPAAMRYTEVRLSPIASELIADIEKDVVDFIPNYDNSLKEPVVLPTKIPQLLMNGSSGIAVGMATNIPPHNLGELIDALLYLIEKPEAEIEELLNFIKGPDFPTGGTIIGTKGIRESYLTGKGKLIVRGKIAIEETKKGDKNIIIKEIPYMVNKSNLLTQIAELVQERKITGIKDLRDESDRHGIRVVIELKKDVDPQIVINQLYKHTQLQTTFGVIMLAILDGQPKVFNLKELLNIFLEHRKNVVTRRTKYDLEKARARAHILEGLLIALDHLDEVIAIIRQSENAEKAREKLMLKFKLTQIQAQAILDMRLHQLTRLEKEKLLEEMNQIKENIAQLEKILKDEKELWRVISEELKEIKRKYADERKTLIEEEEKSDITIEDILPDNPEVVCITQDSYIKRLPLSTYQLQRRGGKGLNTLANNNDDVITSFVVTSTRSTLFLFSNKGKVYALKTYELDETSRQSKGVPIKEYLNIDNDEKITEIISVNEFPKNLYFFFVTSKGIVKKTSIEEFENVRKSGIYAIKLGEEDYLVNVFLTSGNDEIMIFTKKGNAIRFHEKDVREMGRIAQGVIGIKLRKDDSVIGGVIFKESKQIVLVTTYGIGKRVNPNEFSVQKRGGMGVRAIKITPKTGDLVGVKNVSENDEILISTKRGQIIRIPVNNIPILSRNSQGVKLVKLNEDDYVVSIDLVENEA